One genomic window of Chlamydiales bacterium includes the following:
- a CDS encoding Nif3-like dinuclear metal center hexameric protein, producing the protein MNLTVQILCNYLEDFLKGSQFQDYCPNGLQVEGTRTISKIGVAVSASLATIQEAVKLDVDALIVHHGIFWNGDSFVISGSKQKKLKILLENNIALLAYHLPLDAHPVVGNNWKAAIDLGMSDLSSFNIIGVQGKFANIAVDGFVATLESYYDHLAIVALAGKKDVSSAAIISGGAYKDVLLAARAGVDCFITGSFDEPAWNIAQEERINFIALGHTATEKVGPKALGDHLLKAFNVQVFFIDTPNPF; encoded by the coding sequence ATGAATCTTACTGTACAGATCTTGTGTAATTATCTGGAAGATTTTTTAAAAGGATCGCAATTTCAAGACTATTGCCCAAATGGCCTTCAAGTTGAGGGAACACGCACGATTTCAAAAATAGGTGTAGCCGTTTCTGCAAGCCTTGCAACGATACAAGAGGCTGTAAAATTGGACGTAGATGCTTTAATTGTACATCATGGGATATTTTGGAATGGAGATAGCTTTGTCATTTCTGGAAGTAAGCAGAAAAAACTAAAAATTCTTCTAGAAAATAATATCGCTCTTTTAGCTTATCACCTACCTTTAGATGCACATCCAGTAGTTGGTAATAACTGGAAAGCGGCAATCGATCTTGGTATGAGCGATTTATCTTCCTTCAATATAATAGGTGTCCAGGGAAAATTTGCTAATATAGCAGTCGATGGATTTGTTGCAACGCTTGAATCTTATTACGATCATCTAGCAATAGTTGCTCTTGCGGGTAAAAAAGATGTGTCTTCTGCAGCAATCATTTCTGGCGGGGCCTACAAAGATGTTTTACTTGCAGCAAGAGCAGGTGTAGATTGTTTTATTACAGGATCTTTTGATGAGCCCGCCTGGAATATAGCGCAAGAGGAAAGGATAAACTTTATTGCACTTGGTCACACTGCAACAGAAAAAGTGGGTCCAAAAGCACTTGGTGATCATCTATTAAAAGCTTTCAATGTGCAGGTCTTCTTTATTGATACACCTAATCCCTTTTAA
- the rpiA gene encoding ribose-5-phosphate isomerase RpiA, with protein MMEHTLQNKIKQAIGKFAADLVMDGMIVGLGTGSTSACFIESLAIRCSQGLKIRAIATSQKSTDLAKSKGIPILDMEDVVQIDLTIDGADEIDHQKRLIKGGGGALLREKIIATSSKEMIVIVDESKIVKDLGAFGLPVEIIPFCYKTTLHKLSKIGFTGKLRTNPDGTFYITDNSNYIVDIHFDPVCRDPEKAYTLIRCITGVVDIGFFFHIAKRVVVGYADGSVKIYAGDELPFKTG; from the coding sequence ATGATGGAGCATACCCTACAAAATAAGATAAAGCAAGCAATTGGAAAATTTGCAGCAGACCTTGTTATGGATGGCATGATTGTAGGCCTTGGAACGGGTAGCACATCTGCATGTTTTATTGAAAGTTTGGCCATTCGCTGCTCGCAGGGTTTGAAAATAAGGGCGATTGCAACCTCGCAAAAATCTACAGATCTTGCTAAATCCAAAGGCATTCCCATCCTCGATATGGAAGATGTTGTACAAATTGATCTTACAATTGATGGAGCGGATGAAATTGACCACCAAAAGAGGTTAATTAAGGGTGGAGGAGGCGCTCTTTTAAGAGAGAAGATCATAGCTACTTCCAGCAAAGAGATGATAGTGATTGTAGATGAATCAAAAATTGTGAAAGACCTGGGTGCTTTTGGGCTTCCAGTAGAGATTATCCCCTTCTGCTATAAAACAACGCTCCACAAACTTTCAAAGATTGGATTTACAGGAAAGCTTCGAACAAATCCAGATGGCACTTTTTATATTACCGACAACAGTAATTACATTGTTGATATCCACTTTGATCCTGTATGTAGAGACCCAGAAAAAGCTTATACTCTCATTAGGTGCATAACTGGCGTTGTCGATATAGGGTTTTTCTTTCATATTGCAAAAAGAGTTGTAGTCGGGTATGCAGATGGATCTGTAAAAATCTACGCGGGTGATGAACTTCCATTCAAAACAGGTTAA
- a CDS encoding DUF151 domain-containing protein produces the protein MIMLSELIPIKFNKIMQTRSYTVVVLGTHEKNFAIYTDPQIGKLLQMYLTGAERPRPFTHDLISLIFKGLNIHLKQVVISDIQDTIYFARLFIEQQIGEEKHIVEIDARPSDCITLALMNNVPVYCTREVLEKTVPIEDS, from the coding sequence ATGATTATGTTATCCGAGCTTATTCCTATCAAATTCAACAAGATCATGCAAACGAGATCTTATACAGTTGTGGTTCTTGGAACACATGAGAAAAATTTTGCGATCTATACAGATCCACAAATTGGCAAATTATTGCAAATGTATTTGACTGGGGCTGAAAGGCCAAGACCCTTTACGCATGATCTTATCAGCTTGATATTTAAAGGTTTGAATATACATTTAAAGCAAGTTGTTATTAGTGATATTCAAGACACCATCTATTTTGCACGATTATTTATTGAGCAACAAATTGGAGAAGAAAAACACATTGTAGAAATTGATGCTAGACCATCAGATTGTATTACGCTAGCACTCATGAATAATGTACCCGTCTATTGTACAAGAGAAGTCTTAGAAAAAACTGTTCCTATTGAAGATTCTTAA
- a CDS encoding HPr family phosphocarrier protein: protein MNKNVAQTKAQGVFIVSNDKGLHTRPSTELVKCAASFKSQVQLTYQKECVNAKSLLGILMLSAHRGSKILVEAIGEDAEIAVQTILQLAENKFNINY from the coding sequence ATGAATAAAAACGTAGCACAAACAAAAGCACAAGGAGTTTTTATCGTTTCTAACGATAAAGGACTTCATACAAGACCTTCAACAGAATTGGTTAAATGTGCAGCGTCATTTAAGTCCCAAGTTCAACTCACCTACCAAAAAGAATGCGTGAATGCAAAATCACTTTTAGGTATTTTAATGCTTTCTGCGCACCGAGGCTCAAAAATTTTAGTTGAAGCTATTGGTGAAGATGCAGAAATTGCAGTTCAAACAATACTTCAACTTGCTGAAAACAAATTTAACATCAACTATTAA
- the pepF gene encoding oligoendopeptidase F, which translates to MTMLITRDEVDPKNTWNLSAFYKNKELFEKDFLKFKGRDTAPFWPELQAFKGRLKEGPEVLLGALKTYFEISRGLDKIYTYSHLKHDEEITITENKEIHEKTQILLQHFQEESAWLEPEIFMIPETLLKSPVLESFHFHLEKLLSLKEHILSSREEELLALARRALQTPYKAFSSMNNADFKFPCVKDANNVEKELTHGSYYSYMQSRDRVLRENTFNTLHKQYATYENTLCNLIDGQMLSHQFNAKARNYKSSLEAALKPNNIDTSVYTSLIEAVRCEIGALHEYMHLRKKVLGVDTLHLYDMSVPLTKELDFHMEYEQAEQIVIESVAPLGKEYQEILKKGLNRDLWVDRYENKNKRSGAYSSGCFDSNPYILMNYKGLVRDVFTLTHECGHSMHSYFSRATQSYHYSNYSIFVAEVASTFNEELLSRYFLERVASKEEKIFFINSKIEDIRATLFRQTLFAEFELMIHTLVEENIPLTPALLKKEYRKLNEFYFGESVCIDDAIDIEWARIPHFYYDFYVYQYATGISAALALVDKVLKGSDQDLNNYLTFLKSGSSKYPIDTLKLAGVDMRSTTPVKAAIERFKTLVNELKLLTT; encoded by the coding sequence ATGACAATGCTAATTACAAGAGATGAAGTCGATCCCAAAAATACTTGGAACCTTTCTGCTTTTTACAAAAATAAAGAACTCTTTGAAAAAGACTTTTTAAAATTTAAAGGAAGAGATACAGCCCCGTTCTGGCCTGAACTACAAGCCTTTAAAGGACGTTTAAAAGAGGGTCCTGAAGTGCTTTTAGGTGCACTAAAGACCTATTTTGAAATTTCTCGTGGTCTTGATAAAATCTACACCTATTCTCATCTAAAACATGATGAAGAGATTACGATTACAGAAAATAAAGAGATCCATGAAAAAACTCAGATTCTTTTACAGCATTTCCAAGAAGAGTCCGCCTGGTTAGAACCAGAGATTTTCATGATTCCAGAAACCCTTCTTAAATCACCTGTGCTTGAATCTTTTCATTTTCATCTAGAAAAGCTTTTGTCATTAAAAGAACATATTTTATCCTCCCGTGAAGAAGAGTTACTTGCACTTGCTAGAAGAGCTCTGCAAACACCATATAAAGCATTTTCATCCATGAATAATGCAGACTTTAAATTTCCTTGCGTAAAAGATGCAAATAATGTCGAAAAAGAATTAACTCATGGAAGTTATTACTCTTACATGCAAAGTAGAGATAGAGTTCTTAGAGAAAACACATTTAATACACTCCACAAACAGTATGCGACTTACGAAAATACTTTATGTAATTTGATTGATGGACAAATGCTTTCTCATCAATTCAATGCAAAAGCTAGAAACTATAAATCCTCTCTTGAAGCCGCTTTAAAACCTAATAATATCGATACAAGTGTCTACACATCCCTTATTGAGGCTGTAAGATGCGAAATTGGTGCGCTGCACGAATACATGCATTTAAGAAAAAAGGTGTTGGGAGTGGATACATTGCATCTTTACGACATGAGTGTGCCTCTTACCAAAGAGCTTGATTTTCACATGGAATATGAGCAAGCAGAGCAAATTGTAATTGAGTCGGTAGCTCCTCTTGGAAAAGAGTATCAAGAAATATTAAAAAAAGGCTTGAATAGGGATCTTTGGGTAGATCGCTATGAAAATAAGAATAAAAGAAGCGGCGCTTATTCTAGCGGCTGTTTTGATAGCAATCCCTATATTCTTATGAACTACAAAGGACTTGTAAGAGATGTATTTACACTTACGCATGAGTGTGGGCACTCGATGCACAGCTATTTTAGTAGAGCAACACAGTCTTATCATTATTCAAACTACTCTATATTTGTAGCTGAAGTAGCTTCCACCTTTAATGAAGAATTGCTCTCCCGATATTTTTTAGAGAGGGTTGCAAGTAAAGAAGAAAAAATTTTCTTTATCAATTCAAAAATAGAGGATATTCGTGCAACGCTCTTTAGGCAAACGCTTTTTGCTGAATTTGAATTAATGATTCATACACTTGTAGAAGAAAATATTCCGCTTACCCCTGCTCTTCTTAAAAAAGAATATAGAAAATTAAATGAATTTTATTTTGGAGAGTCTGTGTGCATAGATGATGCTATAGATATTGAATGGGCACGCATTCCCCACTTCTATTACGATTTCTACGTTTATCAATATGCAACAGGTATTAGCGCAGCTCTTGCACTTGTTGATAAAGTTTTAAAGGGATCAGATCAAGACCTAAATAATTATCTTACTTTTCTAAAAAGTGGCAGTAGCAAATATCCCATTGATACTCTGAAGCTCGCAGGTGTTGATATGCGAAGCACAACTCCTGTTAAGGCTGCAATTGAGCGTTTTAAAACGCTTGTAAATGAACTAAAATTGCTAACAACTTAG